GACCAGCATCGCACCGATAAGAGCTCCGACGAAAACCTCTGGCTGAGCAATATCAACGCTGTATGCCGCGGTCGGGTCTGCATAAACGGCCCACTTGACCGGGTCGTGGGAGTAAAGCTCCTCTGCGACCTTGTCAAAGAAGGCGCCGAACAATAGGTAGGCTGCAAGAGCTGCAGAGCCCATCGCATAACCCTTCGTGAGGGCCTTGGTCGTGTTGCCCACGGCGTCGAGCTTGTCCGTCCTGTTGCGTATCTCATCAGGCTGTTCGGACATCTCGACGATACCGCCTGCGTTGTCGGTGATGGGGCCAAAGGTGTCCTCTGCGAGCACGAACGCGCATGGAGCGAGCATGCCCATTGTCGCAACTGCAGTCCCATATAGACCGTATTGGAAGACCAGGCCAGAAGAGGCGCCATCAGGGGCGGCCATTTGACCAAGTTCGTAGGCACCGAGGAGGGCTGCGACGATGGCCATTATCGGAAGGAAGGTCGTCTCGAGACCGACCGCGAAACCGCTGATGATGTTGGTGGCTGGACCTGTCTCGGAAGCCTTTGCTATCTCGCGGACCGGGCGGTATTCGCCTGCGGTGTAATACTGCGTGATGTAAACTATAGCTATGCTGAGAATGACACCGACTATGCCACATCCCAGGAAATAGATCCAATTGTCTCCTAGGAGCTCGCTTGCTGCAAATCCGAACAGTGCAATGGCGATGATGCAAGACACATAGTAGCCACGGTTCAATGCCTTCATCGGCTCCTCGTCCTCGTTCCTAAGCTTCACGAGCATGATACCGATTATACCTGCAAAGATGCCCAGGGCACGGGCAACAAGCGGGAAGAACACGAAACCAACTTCACCTGTGGCCGCATACAGGAACGCACCTAGGATCATGGCTCCGATGTTCTCTGCCGCTGTCGACTCGAAGAGGTCTGCACCACGACCGGCGCAGTCCCCAACGTTATCGCCGACGAGGTCTGCTATGACCGCGGGGTTCTTTGGAGAGTCCTCAGGAATGCCGGCCTCAACTTTACCGACCAGGTCAGCACCGACATCGGCTGCCTTGGTGTAGATACCACCGCCTAGTTGTGCAAAGAGGGCGGCGAATGAGGCACCAAATGCATAACCGACAGCAAGGAGAAGCGCTTCGGT
This genomic window from Methanomassiliicoccales archaeon contains:
- a CDS encoding sodium-translocating pyrophosphatase, with protein sequence MIELDPLIYAIPIAGLVGILAVAFLTRWVFKKDTGTEEMRFVSDAIKEGAMAYLARQYKTIAIISIIIAALIGVAISPLTGVAFIIGAACSALSGYIGMYVSVNSNIRTASAARRSLNEALQVSFRGGAVSGISVVTLSLLGVAGVFFMFWWLEAPEMVTGVDEGITEALLLAVGYAFGASFAALFAQLGGGIYTKAADVGADLVGKVEAGIPEDSPKNPAVIADLVGDNVGDCAGRGADLFESTAAENIGAMILGAFLYAATGEVGFVFFPLVARALGIFAGIIGIMLVKLRNEDEEPMKALNRGYYVSCIIAIALFGFAASELLGDNWIYFLGCGIVGVILSIAIVYITQYYTAGEYRPVREIAKASETGPATNIISGFAVGLETTFLPIMAIVAALLGAYELGQMAAPDGASSGLVFQYGLYGTAVATMGMLAPCAFVLAEDTFGPITDNAGGIVEMSEQPDEIRNRTDKLDAVGNTTKALTKGYAMGSAALAAYLLFGAFFDKVAEELYSHDPVKWAVYADPTAAYSVDIAQPEVFVGALIGAMLVFLFSSLAIRAVGKAAGDMISEVRRQFRENPNILKGNDKPDYAKCVDISTKGALKAMILPGILPVIVPVSFGIFMYYSYGSVTAYMAVGAMLMVGTIAGVLMALVLNNGGGAWDNAKKYVESKGLKKTPQHAAAVVGDTVGDPFKDTAGPSLHVLVKLLSTITLVFAGVIVLGL